A window of Diadema setosum chromosome 2, eeDiaSeto1, whole genome shotgun sequence contains these coding sequences:
- the LOC140245043 gene encoding uncharacterized protein, with amino-acid sequence MSGGTIMQNRTTTVGSSHLKFSIDSILGVQKIRNAKTIAVKENDQKIPRRCEKNRNQLCSQKQPTTAPTTGDGGSASPNGALGQYVCGPFFPSNSSNFYELQAGYYALESLHRVVYAREPYFGIGRNLCSGWPNVFQFADRQYGIDEKDSALLKYFKVHKAKQADKVFTFGKTDKEKHASLSSFPLVSCSTSSSSSPLSKYHPFPMDVWSPHLKLKPRKAPAMSELLIPSAFKPAHRGDDAVKFAVGNTARGSKSTRADASSNRLRTKVKQPFDSALSSPTLPREARNASATLIRSTPPQIPRRQEVAKPKTFVCPECGKVFNAHYNLTRHMPVHTGARPFVCKVCGKGFRQASTLCRHKIIHTDEKPHRCHECGKCFNRSSTLNTHLRIHANFKPFVCEFCGKGFHQKGNYKNHRLTHSSEKAFKCHICHKAFHQVYNLTFHMHTHREQKPFTCNICGKGFCRNFDLKKHTRKLHENASSEQSKRGNQKLTKKATQAILSPTQI; translated from the coding sequence atgtctGGTGGCACCATTATGCAAAATCGTACGACAACTGTCGGCTCATCGCACTTGAAGTTTTCAATTGACAGCATACTGGGAGttcaaaaaatcagaaatgcaaAGACAATAGCTGTCAAAGAAAATGATCAAAAAATCCCTAGGAGATGTGAGAAAAATCGCAACCAGCTATGTAGCCAAAAGCAGCCAACGACAGCCCCAACTACCGGCGATGGTGGGTCGGCATCCCCAAACGGTGCCCTTGGTCAGTATGTTTGCGGTCCGTTCTTCCCCAGCAACTCGTCGAACTTTTATGAGCTGCAAGCTGGATACTACGCCCTGGAGTCTCTTCATAGAGTGGTGTACGCCCGAGAGCCCTATTTCGGCATCGGCAGGAACCTCTGCTCTGGATGGCCCAATGTATTTCAGTTCGCGGACAGGCAGTATGGGATAGACGAGAAGGACAGTGCTCTCTTGAAATATTTCAAGGTACACAAAGCCAAGCAGGCAGATAAGGTTTTCACATTTGGAAAGACAGACAAAGAGAAACAtgcatcattgtcatcattccCATTAGTGTCCTGTTCGACCTCGTCATCATCGTCGCCGCTGTCGAAGTACCATCCGTTCCCGATGGACGTATGGTCTCCTCATCTGAAGCTGAAACCTAGGAAAGCACCTGCAATGTCGGAACTCCTGATTCCGTCCGCCTTTAAGCCGGCGCATCGGGGTGACGATGCAGTTAAGTTTGCAGTTGGTAACACTGCTCGCGGGAGCAAGTCAACCCGGGCAGATGCCTCGTCAAATCGTCTTCGAACTAAGGTAAAGCAGCCGTTTGATTCTGCTCTCTCGAGTCCAACCTTGCCTCGCGAAGCGCGGAACGCGTCGGCGACGCTCATTCGCAGCACTCCGCCTCAAATTCCTCGTCGTCAGGAGGTGGCGAAGCCCAAGACTTTCGTGTGCCCAGAATGCGGGAAGGTGTTCAATGCACATTACAACCTAACCAGGCATATGCCAGTTCACACGGGAGCTCGCCCCTTCGTCTGTAAAGTGTGTGGTAAAGGTTTCCGTCAGGCGAGCACTCTCTGCCGGCATAAGATCATACACACGGACGAAAAGCCCCATCGCTGCCATGAGTGCGGTAAGTGTTTCAACCGTAGCTCTACCCTGAACACACATCTCCGCATCCACGCCAATTTCAAACCGTTTGTCTGTGAGTTTTGCGGAAAGGGATTTCACCAGAAAGGTAACTACAAGAATCATCGCTTGACGCACAGCTCCGAGAAAGCATTCAAGTGCCATATCTGCCACAAGGCTTTCCATCAGGTTTACAATCTCACCTTTCATATGCACACACATCGCGAGCAGAAACCTTTCACTTGTAACATATGTGGGAAGGGTTTTTGTAGAAACTTTGATTTGAAGAAGCACACAAGAAAACTGCATGAAAATGCGTCATCCGAGCAGTCTAAAAGAGGAAATCAAAAGCTCACGAAGAAAGCAACACAGGCAATATTATCTCCCACACAGATCTAG